Proteins encoded within one genomic window of Ovis aries strain OAR_USU_Benz2616 breed Rambouillet chromosome 1, ARS-UI_Ramb_v3.0, whole genome shotgun sequence:
- the LRRC42 gene encoding leucine-rich repeat-containing protein 42 yields MSYYLNSENHLDSGPIYVRENGQLHMVNLALDDVRSSLQKPRPFRLFPKGFSVELCMNREDDTAQKEKTDHFIFTYTREGNLRYSAKSLFSLVLGFISDNVDHIDSLIGFPEQIAEKLFSAAEARQKFTEPGAGLRALQKFTEAYGSLVLCSLCLRNRYLVISEKLEEIKSFRELTCLDLSCCKLGDEHELLEHLTNEALSSVTQLRLKDNCLSDAGVRKMTAPVRVMKRGLENLSLLDLSCNPEITDAGIGYLFSFRKLNCLDISGTGLKDVKAVKHKLQTHIGLVHSKVPLKEFDHSNCKTEGWADQIVLQWERVTLEAMKPQETLESRRAAQHFYGKRARTEAPGKYPLTEAHTNSSEKLQFYKEKAADCHGPLSKHEALSSQESKSKKRAFEEPEKEQSSSSQSSKQKYVCLAVEDWDLLNSY; encoded by the exons ATGTCTTACTACCTCAACTCAGAAAACCATCTGGACTCAGGGCCCATCTACGTGCGAGAAAATGGGCAACTGCACATGGTCAATCTGGCCTTGGATGACGTTAGGAGTAGCCTGCAGAAGCCAAGGCCTTTCAGACTGTTTCCCAAAGGCTTTTCTGTGGAGCTTTGCATGAACAGGGAAGATGACACTGCGCAGAAAGAGAAGACTgatcatttcatcttcacataCACCCGGGAGGGAAATCTTCGGTACTCTGCCAAATCCCTCTTCAGCCTTGTCCTGGGCTTCATCTCTGACAATGTTGACCACATTGATTCCCTTATTGGCTTTCCTGAGCAGATTGCTGAAAAGCTGTTCTCTGCTGCCGAAGCCAGACAGAAATTCACGGAGCCCGGTGCGGGGCTCAGGGCTTTACAGAAATTCACTGAGGCCTATGGAAGTCTGGTGCTTTGCTCCTTGTGTTTGCGAAACAG ATACCTGGTGATTTCAGAAAAACTCGAGGAGATTAAGTCTTTCCGGGAGCTGACCTGTCTGGATCTTTCCTGTTGCAAGCTTGGAGATGAGCATGAACTTCTAGAACATCTCACCAATGAAGCCCTGTCTAG TGTAACTCAACTCCGCCTGAAGGATAATTGTTTATCTGATGCCGGGGTGCGGAAAATGACAGCGCCGGTTCGAGTGATGAAGAGAGGCCTTGAAAATCTGTCGTTATTAGATTTATCTT GTAACCCTGAGATAACAGATGCAGGAATTGGATAcctcttttcttttagaaaactCAACTGCTTAGATATCTCTGGGACGGGACTCAAG GACGTCAAAGCTGTCAAACACAAGCTTCAGACCCACATCGGCCTTGTTCACTCCAAAGTCCCTTTGAAGGAATTTGATCACAGTAACTGCAAGACAGAGGGCTGGGCTGATCAG ATTGTTCTGCAATGGGAACGTGTGACTTTGGAAGCTATGAAGCCGCAAGAAACCTTGGAGTCTCGAAGAGCAGCTCAGCACTTCT ATGGGAAGCGGGCTCGAACAGAAGCCCCAGGGAAGTATCCCCTGACAGAGGCCCATACGAACTCTTCTGAGAAGCTCCAGTTCTATAAAGAGAAGGCCGCAGACTGCCATGGGCCACTGTCGAAACACGAAGCCCTATCAAGCCAGGAGTCAAAGAGCAAGAAGAGAGCTTTCGAGGAGCCAGAGAAGGAACAGAGCAGCTCTTCACAGTCTTCGAAGCAGAAATATGTGTGTCTTGCTGTTGAAGACTGGGACTTGCTAAATTCGTATTGA